The Oncorhynchus masou masou isolate Uvic2021 chromosome 8, UVic_Omas_1.1, whole genome shotgun sequence genome has a window encoding:
- the LOC135543849 gene encoding olfactory receptor 10G4-like gives MFFSELLVNFTGKNVEEFTITGFDHLSHQKLLGFLIFITYFLVILGSGTNICIILTDRRLHTPMYLLICNLAVVDIMFTTSTSTTMISVLLGEVKTISYYSCISRMYIYHLGDITECLALSLMALDRTIAIRTPLRYHSILTKPRLFLLITATWMLGLGVMGVLTAQADGLPYCQPIIRYVFCDYPAMVRAACVNPEPYWMFPTILGLWLIGAQFIFILLSYVNLIYTVLRLPNNESRVQVFNTCICHIIVVSCYFAPKLVSVLLTRIGVILNLTERNALLIMATLLPSLINPTVYCLKTKEIRKRLVQIMYRKRTAVMK, from the coding sequence ATGTTTTTTAGTGAACTTCTAGTGAATTTCACGGGGAAGAATGTGGAGGAGTTTACCATCACAGGCTTCGACCACCTCTCTCACCAGAAGCTCCTGGGCTTCCTCATCTTCATCACCTATTTCCTTGTGATTCTGGGAAGCGGCACCAACATCTGCATCATTTTGACGGACAGACGGCTGCACACGCCCATGTACCTCCTCATCTGTAACCTGGCCGTGGTGGACATCATGTTcaccaccagcaccagcaccaccaTGATCTCTGTCCTGCTGGGCGAGGTCAAAACCATCTCCTACTACTCCTGCATATCACGCATGTACATCTACCACCTGGGGGACATCACAGAGTGTCTGGCGCTGTCCCTGATGGCTTTGGACCGAACCATCGCTATCAGAACCCCTCTTAGGTACCACAGCATACTGACTAAACCACGGCTCTTCCTATTGATCACAGCTACCtggatgttagggttaggggtcatgGGGGTATTAACAGCTCAAGCAGACGGCCTTCCATACTGCCAGCCCATCATTAGATATGTGTTCTGTGACTATCCTGCTATGGTCAGAGCCGCCTGTGTCAACCCTGAACCCTATTGGATGTTTCCCACCATCCTGGGTCTGTGGTTGATTGGTGCACAGTTCATATTCATTCTGCTGTCATACGTGAATCTGATCTACACAGTACTGAGACTGCCTAACAACGAGAGCAGAGTGCAGGTGTTTAATACTTGTATTTGTCACATCATTGTGGTGTCGTGTTACTTTGCCCCCAAATTGGTCTCTGTGTTGTTGACAAGGATAGGGGTGATCCTGAATCTGACGGAGCGTAATGCTTTACTGATTATGGCCACGCTGTTACCTTCTCTGATCAatcctacagtctactgtctgaaGACCAAAGAGATTAGAAAGAGATTGGTTCAGATAATGTATAGAAAAAGAACTGCAGTGATGAAATGA
- the LOC135543733 gene encoding olfactory receptor 10G7-like: MIKTAMVDITFTTSTSTSTAMISVLLAEVKTISYHSCISSMYIYHLGDITGCLALSLMALDRTIAISTPLRYHSILTNPRLFLLITATWLIGLGVMGVVAAQVDSLPYCQPIIRYVFCDYPAMVRAACVNPEPYWMLPTILGLWLIGAQFIFILLSYVNLIYTVLRLPNNESRVQVFNTCICHIIVVSCFYALKLVSVLLTRIGLRLNLTEPNALLIMATLLPSLINSVVFCLKTKEIRNWLDIGSDTVYKR; the protein is encoded by the coding sequence ATGATTAAGACAGCCATGGTGGACATCACGTTcaccaccagcaccagcaccagcaccgCCATGATCTCTGTCCTGCTGGCCGAGGTCAAAACCATCTCTTACCACTCCTGCATATCAAGCATGTACATCTACCACCTGGGTGACATCACAGGGTGTCTGGCCCTGTCCCTGATGGCTTTGGACCGAACCATCGCTATCAGCACCCCTCTTAGGTACCACAGCATCCTGACTAACCCACGGCTCTTCCTGTTGATCACAGCTACCTGGCTGATAGGGTTAGGGGTCATGGGGGTAGTAGCAGCTCAGGTAGACAGCCTTCCATACTGCCAGCCCATCATTAGATATGTGTTCTGTGACTATCCTGCTATGGTCAGAGCCGCCTGTGTCAACCCTGAACCCTATTGGATGCTTCCCACCATCCTGGGTCTGTGGTTGATTGGTGCACAATTCATATTCATTCTGCTGTCATACGTGAATCTGATCTACACAGTACTGAGACTGCCAAACAACGAGAGCAGAGTGCAGGTGTTTAATACTTGTATTTGTCACATCATTGTGGTGTCCTGTTTCTACGCTCTCAAGTTGGTCTCTGTGTTGTTGACGAGGATAGGGCTGAGGCTGAATCTGACAGAGCCTAATGCTTTACTGATTATGGCCACGCTGTTACCTTCTCTGATCAACTCAGTAGTCTTCTGTTTGAAGACCAAGGAGATTAGAAATTGGCTAGATATTGGTTCAGATACTGTCTACAAAAGATAA
- the LOC135543850 gene encoding olfactory receptor 1E16-like: protein MSYLTSDPNQTENIDPIIRPPYFFISGFIDIPHMEYYYVFLCFVYIISLVGNTFVMMVIYMDNSLHSPKCIAVFNLAFTDVCGSTAMVPKLLDTFLFSRQLISYTQCLASLFFIFLFLNMQSFNLIILSYDRLVAICYPLRYHMIVTHRSMFQLTGAAWAFAVFLVLLAVCLITRLSFCRSLVINSYFCDHGPLYRLAAPCSDVVPNIVISYLNPCIVLYFPMVFIISSYICITHALVTITLPQDRVRGMKTCTSHLILVAIFYLPINITYLLHPVIPTNARIFNLSLTLVLPPMLNPIVYVLKTEEFKESAKKLLRKRRAQQAVVPIQST, encoded by the exons ATGAGttacctgacctctgaccctaacCAGACAGAGAACATTGACCCCATTATCCGACCCCCCTACTTCTTCATCAGTGGTTTCATCGACATCCCCCACATGGAGTATTATTACGTCTTCCTCTGCTTCGTATACATCATCTCTCTG GTGGGCAACACCTTCGTCATGATGGTCATCTACATGGACAACAGTCTCCACAG CCCCAAGTGCATTGCTGTGTTCAACCTGGCCTTCACAGACGTGTGTGGCAGCACTGCTATGGTCCCCAAGCTACTGGATACGTTCCTCTTCAGCAGACAGCTCATCTCCTACACCCAGTGCCTCGCGAGCCTCTtcttcatcttcctcttcctcaacatGCAGTCCTTCAACCTCATCATCCTCTCTTACGACAGACTGGTGGCCATCTGCTACCCGCTCAG GTACCATATGATAGTGACTCACAGGTCCATGTTCCAGCTGACGGGTGCTGCCTGGGCGTTTGCTGTGTTCCTGGTGTTGCTGGCTGTGTGCCTCATCACCCGACTCTCCTTCTGCCG gtCTCTGGTGATCAACAGCTACTTCTGCGACCACGGTCCCCTGTACCGTCTGGCGGCCCCCTGTTCTGATGTGGTCCCTAACATAGTAATATCTTATCTCAACCCCTGTATAGTCCTCTATTTCCCCATGGTCTTCATCATATCATCATACATCTGTATCACACACGCCCTGGTCACCATCACACTGCCCCAGGACAG agtcAGAGGCATGAAGACGTGTACCTCACACCTGATACTCGTAGCCATATTCTACCTGCCTATTAATATCACCTACCTCCTTCACCCAGTCATACCAACCAACGCCCGGatattcaacctctccctgactttGGTGCTGCCGCCCATGCTCAACCCAATCGTATATGTTCTAAAGACAGAGGAGTTTAAGGAATCGGCCAAGAAGCTGCTTCGTAAAAGAAGAGCACAGCAAGCTGTGGTGCCGATCCAATCAACATGA
- the LOC135543851 gene encoding olfactory receptor 10G4-like, with protein MSSVNFTGKNVEEFTITGFDHLSHQKLLGFLIFITYFLVLLGSGTNICIILTDRRLHTPMYLLICNLAVVDIMFTSSTSTTMISVLLGEVKTISYYSCISRMYIYHLGDIEECLALSLMALDRTIAISTPLRYHSILTNPRLFLLITATWLIGLGVMGVVAAQADSLPYCQPIIRYVFCDYPAMVRAACVNPEPYWMLPTILGLWLVGAQLTFILLSYVNLIYTVLRLPNNESRVQVFNTCICHIIVVFCYYAPKLVSVLLTRIGVRLNLTERNALMIIATLLPSLINPVVYCLKTKETRKRLVQILSRKRTAVMK; from the coding sequence ATGTCTTCAGTGAATTTCACGGGGAAGAATGTGGAGGAGTTTACCATCACAGGCTTCGACCACCTCTCTCACCAGAAGCTCCTGGGCTTCCTCATCTTCATCACCTATTTCCTTGTGCTTCTGGGAAGCGGCACCAACATCTGCATCATTTTGACGGACAGACGGCTGCACACGCCCATGTACCTCCTCATCTGTAACCTGGCCGTGGTGGACATCATGTTCACCTCCAGCACCAGCACCACCATGATCTCTGTCCTGCTGGGCGAGGTAAAAACCATCTCCTACTACTCCTGCATATCACGCATGTACATCTACCACCTGGGTGACATTGAAGAGTGTCTGGCCCTGTCCCTGATGGCTTTGGACCGAACCATCGCTATCAGCACCCCTCTTAGGTACCACAGCATCCTGACTAACCCACGGCTCTTCCTGTTGATCACAGCTACCTGGCTGATAGGGTTAGGGGTCATGGGGGTAGTAGCAGCTCAGGCAGACAGCCTTCCATACTGCCAGCCCATCATTAGATATGTGTTCTGTGACTATCCTGCTATGGTCAGAGCCGCCTGTGTCAACCCTGAACCCTATTGGATGCTTCCCACCATCCTGGGTCTGTGGTTGGTTGGTGCACAGCTCACATTCATTCTGCTGTCATACGTGAATCTGATCTACACAGTACTGAGACTGCCAAACAACGAGAGCAGAGTGCAGGTGTTTAATACCTGTATTTGTCACATTATTGTGGTGTTCTGTTACTACGCTCCCAAGTTGGTCTCTGTGTTGTTGACGAGGATAGGGGTGAGGCTGAATCTGACGGAGCGTAACGCTTTAATGATTATAGCTACGCTGTTACCTTCTCTGATCaacccagtagtctactgtctgaAGACCAAGGAGACTAGAAAGAGATTGGTTCAGATACTGTCTAGGAAAAGAACGGCAGTGATGAAATGA